Proteins co-encoded in one Ornithorhynchus anatinus isolate Pmale09 chromosome 14, mOrnAna1.pri.v4, whole genome shotgun sequence genomic window:
- the GTSE1 gene encoding G2 and S phase-expressed protein 1 isoform X2, producing MARPQEADGGQDEAVVFLADEKFDFDLSLSFSSANEDDEVFFGQLSHKERWTATNREPGQVLQEANPRPPPTAKPISWSPLAGENFGEIFKEAHSLALQIESQAGDSKANPAEGPKSQVVEKFIQEPKSKLNLFQQGREMRKSPRSAKRETYCVLDRCPGSQPAPETQCQSEPPAAPGPSPALPRARGGAGLPGAAHQAPHSSLPPFLGAAENVAAQPHRVGGEKKAASRLQPPKSSSAQARSNPPVLEKPKPGKKTSPPSKKVGDARDAAEARLPDRTEATLDGNVRSAAQVKRALPVPSKFGLRKAETRLRTVAPVGKSVTASASSLSGPSSGWNSSLVAAGKAKSGIPLNVHATSSRLPAGLSRPSRAGPGTLAPAPRAEPSEPLGQQSRSTPAGQTQGPAALPQTPDGAVRSLNSVATPRDRGGSTVKEPAGAKAMPTPTSQFKLPRCCGGVTPKVPRLNRPQSCNSLRRVAALGTPARHASAGALPGPSPLTPVHPRLGSALPTPTRRRMSGFPCVTPKTVPRRLSSSRLSLSCGPDRKSAERSEQVKETKVQGAARFSGSSSDESLSPPTVAPLALDFSPDKTDPSDEIPPEVSSRGTEEALAEKTSPEEEETKEEEALLVEIEAVKPTVLEESERRTLFDFPLIDFLNTPEANKNVPEPALDVEAESRPLIDLSNTPEVNQNGPLKPTVSGQLIDLSSPLISLSPLVDKENVDSPLLKF from the exons ATGGCCAGGCCGCAGGAGGCCGACGGGGGCCAGGACGAGG CTGTTGTCTTCTTAGCTGATGAGAAATTTGATTTTGATCTCTCATTGTCCTTTTCAAg tgCAAATGAAGATGATGAAGTTTTCTTTGGACAACTTAGCCATAAGGAAAGGTGGACTGCTACCAACAGAGAACCTGGacaagtcctccaagaggctaACCCACGTCCACCACCAACTGCCAAGCCGATATCCTGGAGCCCCTTGGCAGGGGAGAATTTTGGGGAAATTTTTAAAGAAGCTCACTCGTTGGCCCTCCAAATAGAAAGCCAAGCTGGTGACTCCAAAGCTAACCCAGCCGAGGGGCCAAAGAGCCAGGTGGTGGAAAAATTCATTCAAGAGCCCAAGTCAAAACTGAACCTCTTTCAGCAGGGCAGAGAAATGAGGAAAAGCCCTCGCTCAGCTAAGAGGGAAACTTACTGCGTGCTGGACCGGTGCCCGGGGAGCCAGCCGGCCCCCGAGACCCAGTGCCAGTCGGAGCCCCCGGCGGCGCCCGGCCCGTCTCCCGCTCTGCCGCGGgctcggggcggggcgggtctGCCCGGCGCTGCTCACCAGGCTCCCcactcctctttgcctccatttttgGGGGCGGCAGAGAACGTCGCCGCTCAGCCTCACAGAGTGGGCGGGGAGAAGAAAGCCGCCAGCCGACTGCAGCCACCCAAGTCCTCATCCGCTCAGGCGAGAAGCAATCCTCCAGTCCTCGAAAAG CCCAAACCGGGGAAAAAGACCAGCCCTCCCAGTAAAAAAGTCGGGGACGCCAGGGATGCTGCCGAAGCTCGACTTCCTGACAGAACCGAGGCGACGCTCGACGGGAACGTCAGGAGCGCGGCACAAGTCAAGAGGGCTCTGCCTGTGCCGAGCAAG TTTGGGCTGAGGAAGGCAGAGACCCGGCTTCGAACCGTCGCCCCCGTTGGAAAAAGCGTCACGGCATCTGCGTCGTCGCTCTCCGGCCCGAGCTCCGGTTGGAATTCAAGCCTGGTTGCAGCGGGAAAAG CTAAGTCTGGCATCCCTCTGAACGTACACGCCACCAGCTCCCGGCTTCCGGCCGGCCTCAGCCGTCCGAGCCGGGCGGGCCCCGGGACCCTGGCTCCGGCGCCGCGGGCCGAGCCGTCGGAGCCCTTGGGCCAGCAGAGCAGATCCACTCCGGCCGGCCAGACACAGGGGCCGGCGGCCCTCCCGCAGACTCCGGACGGGGCGGTCCGGAGCCTGAACTCCGTGGCCACCCCGCGGGATCGAGGTGGAAGTACGGTCAAGGAGCCCGCCGGGGCCAAGGCGATGCCCACACCGACCTCCCAGTTTAAGCTTCCCAGGTGTTGTGGAG GGGTCACGCCCAAAGTACCGCGCCTCAACAGGCCACAATCCTGCAACTCACTGAGAAG AGTGGCGGCTCTCGGGACCCCCGCGAGGCACGCATCTGCCGGCGCCCTGCCCGGGCCCAGCCCCCTGACCCCGGTCCACCCGAGGCTCGGGTCGGCCCTGCCTACGCCCACCAGGCGGCGGATGTCCGGGTTCCCCTGTGTGACCCCGAAGACGGTACCGCGACGCCTCTCTTCGTCGCGGCTCTCCCTCTCCTGCGGTCCCGATCGGAAGTCTGCCGAGAG GTCTGAACAGGTGAAGGAGACCAAAGTCCAGGGAGCAGCTCGCTTCTCTGGTTCCTCTTCGGATGAgagtctctctcctcccaccgtgGCTCCTCTAGCACTTGACTTTTCTCCAGATAAGACAGACCCTTCCGACGAGATCCCCCCAGAAGTGAGCTCCAGGGGAACAGAGGAAGCTCTGGCTGAGAAGACAtcccctgaggaggaggagacaaaagAGGAGGAG GCCTTGCTGGTCGAGATTGAAGCGGTAAAGCCCACAGTCCTGGAAGAATCGGAGAGGAGAACTCTCTTCGACTTTCCACTGATCGACTTCTTAAACACGCCAGAGGCGAATAAAAACGTCCCGGAGCCTGCGCTGGACGTAGAGGCGGAGAGCCGACCTCTGATCGATCTCTCGAATACTCCAGAAGTGAATCAAAACGGCCCCCTGAAACCCACTGTATCGGGGCAG ctGATAGACCTGAGTTCCCCCCTGATCAGCCTGAGTCCCCTAGTCGACAAGGAGAACGTGGATTCTCCTCTCCTGAAATTCTAG
- the GTSE1 gene encoding G2 and S phase-expressed protein 1 isoform X1: protein MSRSILVGTRAAGRTVPISLIALSPKRLFEICDLGEGFPKSGSSAWCRFCAAVVFLADEKFDFDLSLSFSSANEDDEVFFGQLSHKERWTATNREPGQVLQEANPRPPPTAKPISWSPLAGENFGEIFKEAHSLALQIESQAGDSKANPAEGPKSQVVEKFIQEPKSKLNLFQQGREMRKSPRSAKRETYCVLDRCPGSQPAPETQCQSEPPAAPGPSPALPRARGGAGLPGAAHQAPHSSLPPFLGAAENVAAQPHRVGGEKKAASRLQPPKSSSAQARSNPPVLEKPKPGKKTSPPSKKVGDARDAAEARLPDRTEATLDGNVRSAAQVKRALPVPSKFGLRKAETRLRTVAPVGKSVTASASSLSGPSSGWNSSLVAAGKAKSGIPLNVHATSSRLPAGLSRPSRAGPGTLAPAPRAEPSEPLGQQSRSTPAGQTQGPAALPQTPDGAVRSLNSVATPRDRGGSTVKEPAGAKAMPTPTSQFKLPRCCGGVTPKVPRLNRPQSCNSLRRVAALGTPARHASAGALPGPSPLTPVHPRLGSALPTPTRRRMSGFPCVTPKTVPRRLSSSRLSLSCGPDRKSAERSEQVKETKVQGAARFSGSSSDESLSPPTVAPLALDFSPDKTDPSDEIPPEVSSRGTEEALAEKTSPEEEETKEEEALLVEIEAVKPTVLEESERRTLFDFPLIDFLNTPEANKNVPEPALDVEAESRPLIDLSNTPEVNQNGPLKPTVSGQLIDLSSPLISLSPLVDKENVDSPLLKF, encoded by the exons ATGTCACGCTCGATCCTGGTGGGCACACGTGCTGCTGGGAGAACAGTACCCATTTCTCTGATTGCCTTGAGTCCAAAACGTCTATTTGAAATATGTGATCTGGGAGAAGGCTTTCCAAAGAGCGGTTCCTCAGCATGGTGCCGGTTTTGTGCAG CTGTTGTCTTCTTAGCTGATGAGAAATTTGATTTTGATCTCTCATTGTCCTTTTCAAg tgCAAATGAAGATGATGAAGTTTTCTTTGGACAACTTAGCCATAAGGAAAGGTGGACTGCTACCAACAGAGAACCTGGacaagtcctccaagaggctaACCCACGTCCACCACCAACTGCCAAGCCGATATCCTGGAGCCCCTTGGCAGGGGAGAATTTTGGGGAAATTTTTAAAGAAGCTCACTCGTTGGCCCTCCAAATAGAAAGCCAAGCTGGTGACTCCAAAGCTAACCCAGCCGAGGGGCCAAAGAGCCAGGTGGTGGAAAAATTCATTCAAGAGCCCAAGTCAAAACTGAACCTCTTTCAGCAGGGCAGAGAAATGAGGAAAAGCCCTCGCTCAGCTAAGAGGGAAACTTACTGCGTGCTGGACCGGTGCCCGGGGAGCCAGCCGGCCCCCGAGACCCAGTGCCAGTCGGAGCCCCCGGCGGCGCCCGGCCCGTCTCCCGCTCTGCCGCGGgctcggggcggggcgggtctGCCCGGCGCTGCTCACCAGGCTCCCcactcctctttgcctccatttttgGGGGCGGCAGAGAACGTCGCCGCTCAGCCTCACAGAGTGGGCGGGGAGAAGAAAGCCGCCAGCCGACTGCAGCCACCCAAGTCCTCATCCGCTCAGGCGAGAAGCAATCCTCCAGTCCTCGAAAAG CCCAAACCGGGGAAAAAGACCAGCCCTCCCAGTAAAAAAGTCGGGGACGCCAGGGATGCTGCCGAAGCTCGACTTCCTGACAGAACCGAGGCGACGCTCGACGGGAACGTCAGGAGCGCGGCACAAGTCAAGAGGGCTCTGCCTGTGCCGAGCAAG TTTGGGCTGAGGAAGGCAGAGACCCGGCTTCGAACCGTCGCCCCCGTTGGAAAAAGCGTCACGGCATCTGCGTCGTCGCTCTCCGGCCCGAGCTCCGGTTGGAATTCAAGCCTGGTTGCAGCGGGAAAAG CTAAGTCTGGCATCCCTCTGAACGTACACGCCACCAGCTCCCGGCTTCCGGCCGGCCTCAGCCGTCCGAGCCGGGCGGGCCCCGGGACCCTGGCTCCGGCGCCGCGGGCCGAGCCGTCGGAGCCCTTGGGCCAGCAGAGCAGATCCACTCCGGCCGGCCAGACACAGGGGCCGGCGGCCCTCCCGCAGACTCCGGACGGGGCGGTCCGGAGCCTGAACTCCGTGGCCACCCCGCGGGATCGAGGTGGAAGTACGGTCAAGGAGCCCGCCGGGGCCAAGGCGATGCCCACACCGACCTCCCAGTTTAAGCTTCCCAGGTGTTGTGGAG GGGTCACGCCCAAAGTACCGCGCCTCAACAGGCCACAATCCTGCAACTCACTGAGAAG AGTGGCGGCTCTCGGGACCCCCGCGAGGCACGCATCTGCCGGCGCCCTGCCCGGGCCCAGCCCCCTGACCCCGGTCCACCCGAGGCTCGGGTCGGCCCTGCCTACGCCCACCAGGCGGCGGATGTCCGGGTTCCCCTGTGTGACCCCGAAGACGGTACCGCGACGCCTCTCTTCGTCGCGGCTCTCCCTCTCCTGCGGTCCCGATCGGAAGTCTGCCGAGAG GTCTGAACAGGTGAAGGAGACCAAAGTCCAGGGAGCAGCTCGCTTCTCTGGTTCCTCTTCGGATGAgagtctctctcctcccaccgtgGCTCCTCTAGCACTTGACTTTTCTCCAGATAAGACAGACCCTTCCGACGAGATCCCCCCAGAAGTGAGCTCCAGGGGAACAGAGGAAGCTCTGGCTGAGAAGACAtcccctgaggaggaggagacaaaagAGGAGGAG GCCTTGCTGGTCGAGATTGAAGCGGTAAAGCCCACAGTCCTGGAAGAATCGGAGAGGAGAACTCTCTTCGACTTTCCACTGATCGACTTCTTAAACACGCCAGAGGCGAATAAAAACGTCCCGGAGCCTGCGCTGGACGTAGAGGCGGAGAGCCGACCTCTGATCGATCTCTCGAATACTCCAGAAGTGAATCAAAACGGCCCCCTGAAACCCACTGTATCGGGGCAG ctGATAGACCTGAGTTCCCCCCTGATCAGCCTGAGTCCCCTAGTCGACAAGGAGAACGTGGATTCTCCTCTCCTGAAATTCTAG